The Archocentrus centrarchus isolate MPI-CPG fArcCen1 chromosome 7, fArcCen1, whole genome shotgun sequence genome window below encodes:
- the fignl2 gene encoding fidgetin-like protein 2 isoform X1, producing the protein MLSPIVPYSLLKMHWNPEHAQSLSQWPEQHLDVSSTTSSPAHKSEFYSGRSRSSYNYAWANDDISALTASNLLKRYAEKYAGVLDSPYDRSSAVGTYAEPGVFGSLNNQKSELEPWPLTHSTEASYPLGPPGGHDGLSGAKTAAASAGPPGISSVSVLNSNLSDSGYSGSSSCSGSSEYPSSYNGTYLSSGFCPQPSAALPPASLHTLQSTPTLVPSYSPATPVYNYPPSTYPPQTSLAPSYSHPSSTYLPSGLPAPTPVPSRPTVVGGSYSYQSTSLGTSESGVTLKRKAFEMSVEEDESGDRSRYRKYSYDPVKAGGNSPYSVNDKTECHGNGFSSSGSTDPQTFKSSKPSSQPLVSPQFGAAGQYSPPAGMTGENGVTEQGFTQQQQQQQRAQAVKHPPLCAPTAETMKSPDPRLLDLVNGELLDCIPALGWGELAGLTHVKAALEEDLMWPVLRPSPVVRPPRTVLLFGPRGGGKTTLTRSLASQLGASFYPLSGTMLASKGQPEAERILGSLLQVAGARQPSVVLLSQVEAMEEEGMRQVLLSTLEKAQVGTTGLVILICATGRPDLLQDAVHRSFAKRYHVGLPDVAMRRQVLLQALSPQGCSLSERELNAVLQRTEGFSVRELLQLSQQVLSSASSSSGPIHGLTTSSKPPDFTDFENAFCKVRPHTTAKELDTCVEWSKMYSH; encoded by the exons ATGCTGAGTCCTATTGTCCCCTATA GCCTGTTAAAGATGCACTGGAACCCAGAGCATGCCCAGTCCCTCAGCCAGTGGCCTGAGCAGCACCTGGATgtctcctccaccacctcctctcCGGCCCACAAGTCAGAATTCTACTCTGGCCGTAGCCGCAGCTCTTACAATTATGCCTGGGCCAATGATGACATCTCTGCCCTTACAGCCTCCAACTTGTTGAAGCGCTATGCTGAGAAGTACGCTGGCGTGTTGGATTCACCATATGACCGGTCTTCTGCTGTGGGCACTTATGCAGAGCCAGGGGTGTTTGGGAGCCTAAACAACCAAAAGTCTGAGCTGGAGCCTTGGCCACTGACACACAGCACTGAAGCCTCCTATCCCCTGGGGCCCCCTGGAGGCCATGATGGCCTTTCGGGGGCCAAGACTGCAGCCGCGTCCGCGGGCCCTCCAGGGATTAGTAGTGTGTCAGTATTGAACAGTAACCTCTCAGACTCGGGTTACAGTGGCAGCAGCTCCTGTAGTGGTTCCTCTGAATACCCCTCTAGCTACAATGGCACGTATCTTTCCTCAGGTTTTTGTCCGCAACCCAGTGCAGCACTTCCCCCTGCCTCCCTCCACACTCTTCAATCCACCCCCACTCTTGTGCCCAGCTATAGCCCTGCCACGCCAGTCTACAACTACCCCCCTAGCACATACCCTCCTCAGACCAGTCTTGCTCctagctacagccacccctctTCAACTTACCTTCCCTCAGGTCTGCCGGCTCCTACTCCTGTTCCCTCAAGGCCCACTGTGGTAGGAGGCAGCTATAGTTACCAGAGCACTAGCCTTGGGACATCTGAGTCTGGAgtgacattaaaaagaaaagcttttgaGATGAGTGTTGAAGAAGATGAGAGTGGAGACAGGTCGCGGTACAGGAAATATAGCTATGACCCTGTGAAGGCTGGGGGAAACTCACCCTACAGTGTTAATGACAAAACAGAGTGCCATGGAAATGGCTTCAGCAGTTCAGGCAGCACAGACCCTCAGACCTTCAAGTCCAGCAAGCCCTCCTCCCAGCCCCTAGTGTCTCCTCAGTTTGGGGCAGCAGGACAATACAGCCCTCCAGCAGGTATGACGGGGGAGAATGGTGTGACAGAACAGGGATtcacccagcagcagcagcagcagcagcgtgcCCAGGCTGTCAAACACCCTCCATTATGTGCTCCAACTGCTGAGACTATGAAGAGTCCAGACCCTCGACTGTTGGACCTTGTCAATGGGGAGTTATTGGACTGTATCCCCGCATTGGGCTGGGGTGAACTGGCTGGACTCACACATGTCAAAGCTGCCCTGGAGGAGGACCTAATGTGGCCCGTGTTGAGGCCAAGTCCAGTGGTGCGGCCACCAAGAACCGTCCTGCTGTTTGGCCCCAGGGGAGGGGGTAAGACGACACTGACTCGTTCACTGGCTTCACAGTTAGGGGCCTCTTTCTACCCTTTGAGTGGAACCATGTTGGCCTCTAAAGGGCAGCCTGAGGCAGAACGCATTCTGGGGTCTCTGTTGCAGGTGGCAGGTGCACGGCAACCCTCAGTTGTGCTACTTAGCCAGGTGGAGGCCATGGAAGAGGAGGGTATGAGGCAGGTACTGCTGTCTACCCTGGAGAAAGctcaggtggggaccacaggtCTGGTGATTCTCATATGTGCCACCGGAAGGCCAGATCTGCTGCAAGATGCTGTTCATCGGAGCTTTGCCAAGCGATATCATGTTGGCCTACCAGATGTGGCTATGCGCCGAcaggtgctgctgcaggcgCTGTCGCCCCAAGGCTGCAGCTTGAGCGAAAGGGAGTTGAATGCTGTGCTGCAGCGCACAGAGGGCTTCTCTGTGCGGGAACTGCTGCAGCTCAGCCAGCAGGTGCTCTCCTCAGCATCCTCCTCAAGTGGACCCATACATGGCCTCACGACATCCAGCAAGCCCCCCGACTTTACAGACTTTGAGAATGCCTTCTGCAAGGTGCGGCCACACACCACTGCAAAGGAACTGGACACTTGTGTAGAGTGGAGTAAGATGTATAGCCACTGA
- the fignl2 gene encoding fidgetin-like protein 2 isoform X2, giving the protein MHWNPEHAQSLSQWPEQHLDVSSTTSSPAHKSEFYSGRSRSSYNYAWANDDISALTASNLLKRYAEKYAGVLDSPYDRSSAVGTYAEPGVFGSLNNQKSELEPWPLTHSTEASYPLGPPGGHDGLSGAKTAAASAGPPGISSVSVLNSNLSDSGYSGSSSCSGSSEYPSSYNGTYLSSGFCPQPSAALPPASLHTLQSTPTLVPSYSPATPVYNYPPSTYPPQTSLAPSYSHPSSTYLPSGLPAPTPVPSRPTVVGGSYSYQSTSLGTSESGVTLKRKAFEMSVEEDESGDRSRYRKYSYDPVKAGGNSPYSVNDKTECHGNGFSSSGSTDPQTFKSSKPSSQPLVSPQFGAAGQYSPPAGMTGENGVTEQGFTQQQQQQQRAQAVKHPPLCAPTAETMKSPDPRLLDLVNGELLDCIPALGWGELAGLTHVKAALEEDLMWPVLRPSPVVRPPRTVLLFGPRGGGKTTLTRSLASQLGASFYPLSGTMLASKGQPEAERILGSLLQVAGARQPSVVLLSQVEAMEEEGMRQVLLSTLEKAQVGTTGLVILICATGRPDLLQDAVHRSFAKRYHVGLPDVAMRRQVLLQALSPQGCSLSERELNAVLQRTEGFSVRELLQLSQQVLSSASSSSGPIHGLTTSSKPPDFTDFENAFCKVRPHTTAKELDTCVEWSKMYSH; this is encoded by the coding sequence ATGCACTGGAACCCAGAGCATGCCCAGTCCCTCAGCCAGTGGCCTGAGCAGCACCTGGATgtctcctccaccacctcctctcCGGCCCACAAGTCAGAATTCTACTCTGGCCGTAGCCGCAGCTCTTACAATTATGCCTGGGCCAATGATGACATCTCTGCCCTTACAGCCTCCAACTTGTTGAAGCGCTATGCTGAGAAGTACGCTGGCGTGTTGGATTCACCATATGACCGGTCTTCTGCTGTGGGCACTTATGCAGAGCCAGGGGTGTTTGGGAGCCTAAACAACCAAAAGTCTGAGCTGGAGCCTTGGCCACTGACACACAGCACTGAAGCCTCCTATCCCCTGGGGCCCCCTGGAGGCCATGATGGCCTTTCGGGGGCCAAGACTGCAGCCGCGTCCGCGGGCCCTCCAGGGATTAGTAGTGTGTCAGTATTGAACAGTAACCTCTCAGACTCGGGTTACAGTGGCAGCAGCTCCTGTAGTGGTTCCTCTGAATACCCCTCTAGCTACAATGGCACGTATCTTTCCTCAGGTTTTTGTCCGCAACCCAGTGCAGCACTTCCCCCTGCCTCCCTCCACACTCTTCAATCCACCCCCACTCTTGTGCCCAGCTATAGCCCTGCCACGCCAGTCTACAACTACCCCCCTAGCACATACCCTCCTCAGACCAGTCTTGCTCctagctacagccacccctctTCAACTTACCTTCCCTCAGGTCTGCCGGCTCCTACTCCTGTTCCCTCAAGGCCCACTGTGGTAGGAGGCAGCTATAGTTACCAGAGCACTAGCCTTGGGACATCTGAGTCTGGAgtgacattaaaaagaaaagcttttgaGATGAGTGTTGAAGAAGATGAGAGTGGAGACAGGTCGCGGTACAGGAAATATAGCTATGACCCTGTGAAGGCTGGGGGAAACTCACCCTACAGTGTTAATGACAAAACAGAGTGCCATGGAAATGGCTTCAGCAGTTCAGGCAGCACAGACCCTCAGACCTTCAAGTCCAGCAAGCCCTCCTCCCAGCCCCTAGTGTCTCCTCAGTTTGGGGCAGCAGGACAATACAGCCCTCCAGCAGGTATGACGGGGGAGAATGGTGTGACAGAACAGGGATtcacccagcagcagcagcagcagcagcgtgcCCAGGCTGTCAAACACCCTCCATTATGTGCTCCAACTGCTGAGACTATGAAGAGTCCAGACCCTCGACTGTTGGACCTTGTCAATGGGGAGTTATTGGACTGTATCCCCGCATTGGGCTGGGGTGAACTGGCTGGACTCACACATGTCAAAGCTGCCCTGGAGGAGGACCTAATGTGGCCCGTGTTGAGGCCAAGTCCAGTGGTGCGGCCACCAAGAACCGTCCTGCTGTTTGGCCCCAGGGGAGGGGGTAAGACGACACTGACTCGTTCACTGGCTTCACAGTTAGGGGCCTCTTTCTACCCTTTGAGTGGAACCATGTTGGCCTCTAAAGGGCAGCCTGAGGCAGAACGCATTCTGGGGTCTCTGTTGCAGGTGGCAGGTGCACGGCAACCCTCAGTTGTGCTACTTAGCCAGGTGGAGGCCATGGAAGAGGAGGGTATGAGGCAGGTACTGCTGTCTACCCTGGAGAAAGctcaggtggggaccacaggtCTGGTGATTCTCATATGTGCCACCGGAAGGCCAGATCTGCTGCAAGATGCTGTTCATCGGAGCTTTGCCAAGCGATATCATGTTGGCCTACCAGATGTGGCTATGCGCCGAcaggtgctgctgcaggcgCTGTCGCCCCAAGGCTGCAGCTTGAGCGAAAGGGAGTTGAATGCTGTGCTGCAGCGCACAGAGGGCTTCTCTGTGCGGGAACTGCTGCAGCTCAGCCAGCAGGTGCTCTCCTCAGCATCCTCCTCAAGTGGACCCATACATGGCCTCACGACATCCAGCAAGCCCCCCGACTTTACAGACTTTGAGAATGCCTTCTGCAAGGTGCGGCCACACACCACTGCAAAGGAACTGGACACTTGTGTAGAGTGGAGTAAGATGTATAGCCACTGA